One stretch of Akkermansia sp. RCC_12PD DNA includes these proteins:
- a CDS encoding alpha-L-fucosidase — protein sequence MGTACAKEKVAPLLPAPTVGQLAWHDMEMYAFVHFTINTFTGKEWGYGDEKPELFNPSDFDADDLVKTLADAGFKGVVLTCKHHDGFCLWPTKTTRHSVASSPWKNGKGDVVKDVSRACKKYGLKFGVYLSPWDRNASSYGTPEYIRMYRRQLKELATGYGPLFLAWFDGANGGDGYYGGAREKRSIDRSTYYQWKTTWGELKKLQPKAVIFSDVGPDVRWVGNESGYAGYPCWATYTPVPLQAGTEPSPGTVRYQLGVEGTVDGKYWIPAEVDVSIRPGWFWHDHENSRVRTPENLLELYFNSVGRGANLNLNVPPDRSGRIHEEDKKSLAGFRALLNELYSRNFAEGAEANSSSTLNGYGARHVLDRKRATYWVASKGDRNPFLTLKLPDSATFDVIRLAEPIQLGQRVRKFRVEVRENGRFVTWVEGSSIGARVILKGRPVTTDEVRVVLEEFKAVPALCEVSLWKYPGFLNAPSVSYDRDGRVTLTGAAGAAVRYTIDGTEPGPQSPVYEKPFVLSSGGTVKAVSEGNGRKSSVTARVVPVPSRDWKVISGERSAAAPELAFDGDSGTLWHTHAPQGEIAPPQALDIDMGRAVNVAAVLYTPRADSAKGTIDQYAVYFSKDGREWGTPAAEGEFSNIRANPILQRIDLKAPVKARYLRFVGRRVLEGSHVVIAELGVLEK from the coding sequence ATGGGAACCGCCTGTGCGAAGGAAAAGGTTGCACCGTTGCTTCCCGCTCCCACTGTGGGGCAGCTGGCCTGGCATGACATGGAGATGTATGCCTTTGTCCATTTTACAATCAATACGTTTACGGGAAAGGAATGGGGATATGGGGACGAAAAGCCGGAACTTTTCAATCCTTCCGATTTTGATGCGGACGATCTTGTCAAGACACTGGCGGATGCCGGGTTCAAAGGAGTGGTGCTGACCTGCAAGCATCACGACGGGTTTTGTTTGTGGCCCACGAAGACTACCCGGCACAGCGTGGCTTCCTCCCCGTGGAAGAACGGGAAGGGAGATGTCGTGAAAGACGTCTCCCGCGCGTGCAAAAAATACGGTCTCAAGTTCGGGGTGTACCTGTCTCCCTGGGACCGCAACGCGTCCTCCTACGGTACGCCGGAATATATCAGAATGTACCGCAGGCAATTGAAGGAGCTGGCGACAGGCTACGGCCCCCTTTTCCTCGCCTGGTTTGACGGAGCGAACGGTGGCGACGGTTATTACGGGGGGGCGCGGGAAAAGAGATCTATTGACAGAAGCACCTATTACCAGTGGAAAACGACATGGGGCGAATTGAAAAAACTCCAGCCGAAAGCCGTCATTTTTTCCGATGTGGGGCCTGATGTCCGGTGGGTGGGGAATGAGAGCGGTTATGCGGGTTATCCCTGCTGGGCTACCTATACACCCGTACCTTTGCAGGCGGGAACGGAACCTTCCCCCGGCACGGTCCGCTACCAGTTGGGCGTGGAAGGTACGGTGGACGGGAAGTACTGGATTCCCGCGGAAGTGGACGTTTCCATTCGTCCGGGCTGGTTCTGGCATGATCACGAGAATTCCCGTGTACGGACGCCTGAGAATCTCCTGGAACTGTATTTCAACAGTGTGGGGAGAGGAGCAAACCTGAATTTGAATGTGCCGCCGGACCGTAGCGGGCGCATTCATGAAGAGGATAAAAAGTCTTTAGCGGGATTCCGTGCGTTGCTGAACGAGCTTTATTCCCGCAATTTTGCCGAAGGAGCGGAAGCGAACTCTTCCTCCACTCTGAACGGATACGGGGCACGGCATGTGCTTGACCGTAAGCGCGCTACGTACTGGGTCGCTTCCAAAGGAGACAGGAACCCTTTCCTCACACTGAAATTGCCCGATTCCGCGACGTTTGACGTCATCCGCCTGGCGGAGCCCATCCAGCTTGGGCAGAGGGTGCGCAAGTTCCGAGTGGAAGTGCGCGAGAACGGGCGGTTTGTCACATGGGTGGAGGGATCCAGCATTGGGGCCAGGGTCATATTGAAAGGGAGGCCCGTGACGACGGATGAAGTGCGTGTGGTGCTGGAAGAATTTAAGGCCGTTCCAGCGCTTTGCGAGGTTTCATTGTGGAAATATCCCGGTTTTTTGAATGCTCCCTCCGTCAGCTATGACCGCGACGGCCGGGTAACGCTAACAGGTGCGGCGGGAGCTGCTGTCCGGTATACGATAGATGGAACGGAGCCGGGGCCGCAGTCTCCCGTTTATGAAAAGCCGTTTGTTCTTTCCAGCGGTGGAACCGTGAAGGCGGTGAGCGAGGGTAACGGCAGGAAGTCTTCTGTCACGGCCCGGGTGGTTCCGGTACCTTCGCGTGACTGGAAGGTGATCAGCGGAGAAAGATCCGCCGCCGCGCCGGAACTGGCTTTTGACGGTGATTCCGGAACGTTGTGGCACACGCATGCTCCACAGGGAGAGATTGCTCCGCCCCAGGCGCTTGATATCGACATGGGCCGCGCGGTGAATGTGGCGGCCGTGCTGTACACTCCGCGCGCGGATTCCGCCAAAGGTACGATTGACCAATACGCCGTCTATTTCAGTAAGGACGGAAGGGAATGGGGAACGCCCGCGGCTGAAGGAGAGTTTTCCAATATCCGGGCCAATCCCATCCTCCAGAGAATTGATTTAAAGGCTCCCGTGAAAGCCCGCTACCTGCGTTTTGTCGGCAGGCGTGTGCTGGAAGGCAGTCATGTCGTCATTGCTGAACTGGGCGTTTTGGAAAAATAG
- a CDS encoding sugar-transfer associated ATP-grasp domain-containing protein produces MEKNVPLPLGVDAPLPEPALSERLWMVRKTISGHLKLKRGREKIRELYEATRREDSKPFTQVVRELHQWVSTGKAFPVRMLINYYFQFRLQYEGADSSGYVFESEWLKYAHPLLQYAGNECAVLNNKDSAWHVFVRQGLPVPRRFGVFFGGGTPLIQTAGGASVIPLNRFLRHCCPCIFIKPADGMKGKDSFLVEWVDQERCRVSGHIMRFTEFSRLVTLPLLVEEAVRQHPDVAALHPESLNTLRLVTMRGLDGRSRYVAGMQRTGTGEMFLDNLSQGGLAVGIEPTGVLRKWGYTEDPRKKGVSAHPDTGIVFEGRRIPFWKECVDLVCRAHEGFPCTHSVGWDVAVTSAGPVLIEANCSYGMLEIQLIDHGLREVFETMLRPAALAVMEGNAANKWSFN; encoded by the coding sequence ATGGAGAAGAATGTCCCGTTGCCGTTGGGAGTCGATGCGCCATTGCCTGAACCTGCTCTTTCCGAGAGGTTATGGATGGTACGCAAGACGATTTCCGGGCATCTCAAGTTGAAACGCGGACGGGAAAAAATACGTGAATTGTATGAGGCGACGCGGCGTGAGGATTCCAAGCCGTTCACCCAGGTGGTACGCGAATTGCATCAATGGGTTTCCACGGGAAAGGCATTTCCCGTACGCATGCTCATCAATTATTATTTCCAGTTCCGGCTGCAGTATGAAGGAGCGGATTCATCCGGGTATGTTTTTGAGTCGGAGTGGCTCAAATATGCCCATCCTCTTTTGCAATATGCGGGAAACGAATGCGCAGTGTTGAACAATAAGGACAGCGCATGGCATGTGTTCGTCCGGCAGGGCCTGCCGGTTCCCCGGCGTTTTGGCGTTTTTTTTGGGGGGGGTACTCCTTTGATTCAGACTGCGGGAGGGGCCAGTGTCATTCCGTTAAACCGGTTTCTTCGGCATTGCTGTCCCTGTATTTTTATCAAACCTGCTGATGGAATGAAAGGCAAGGATTCGTTTCTTGTGGAATGGGTGGATCAAGAGAGATGCCGCGTCAGCGGACATATTATGAGGTTCACTGAATTTTCCCGGCTGGTCACGTTGCCCCTGCTGGTGGAAGAAGCAGTGCGGCAGCATCCCGATGTAGCTGCACTACACCCGGAGTCCCTTAACACTTTGCGTTTGGTAACCATGCGCGGATTGGACGGCCGGAGCCGGTATGTAGCTGGCATGCAGCGTACGGGAACAGGAGAGATGTTCTTGGACAATCTTTCCCAGGGCGGGTTGGCCGTGGGAATTGAGCCGACAGGAGTTCTGCGGAAATGGGGATATACGGAGGACCCACGGAAAAAAGGCGTTTCTGCCCATCCTGATACCGGAATCGTTTTTGAAGGACGTCGCATTCCCTTTTGGAAAGAGTGCGTGGATTTGGTATGCCGGGCTCATGAGGGATTCCCATGCACCCACAGTGTGGGATGGGATGTAGCCGTCACGTCTGCCGGTCCGGTATTGATAGAGGCTAATTGCTCTTACGGGATGCTTGAAATACAGCTGATCGACCATGGGCTGAGGGAGGTGTTTGAAACAATGCTTCGTCCGGCGGCTTTGGCCGTTATGGAGGGGAACGCGGCTAACAAGTGGAGCTTCAATTAA
- the eno gene encoding phosphopyruvate hydratase produces MKEMRIVKITGREILDSRGNPTVEADVYLAGGAVGTAAVPSGASTGEHEAWELRDGDPARYQGKGVTKAVDNICNIIAPALIGLEATEQTTADALMRSLDGTFNKAKLGANAILGVSLALAKAAAAQLQQPLYRYLGGPNAKVLPVPMMNIINGGAHSDAPIDFQEFMIVPVGAPTFREALRYGAEVFHALKSVLHGRGLSTAVGDEGGFAPNLDSAEDALDCIAQAVDKAGYRFGEDIAIALDVASSEFYDPESGLYVFRKSDGSRRTAEELTDYYVELKKKYPIVSIEDGCAENDWDGWKILTDKLGKSTQLVGDDLFVTNVEFLRKGISLGVGNSILVKVNQIGSLTETLDAVELAMGNRYTAVISHRSGETEDATIADIAVGTNAGQIKTGSLSRSDRMAKYNRLLRIEDELGECARYGNGFGLF; encoded by the coding sequence ATGAAAGAAATGCGCATCGTAAAAATAACAGGGCGTGAAATTCTGGATTCACGCGGCAACCCCACCGTTGAAGCGGATGTGTACCTGGCAGGCGGAGCCGTAGGCACGGCGGCCGTCCCCAGCGGAGCCTCCACGGGCGAACATGAAGCCTGGGAGCTGCGCGACGGAGACCCGGCCCGCTACCAGGGCAAGGGCGTCACCAAAGCCGTGGACAACATCTGCAATATCATCGCTCCCGCCCTCATTGGCCTGGAAGCGACGGAACAAACCACGGCGGACGCACTCATGCGTTCCCTGGACGGCACGTTCAACAAGGCCAAACTGGGCGCCAACGCCATCCTGGGCGTTTCCCTGGCCCTGGCCAAAGCCGCTGCCGCGCAATTGCAGCAGCCCCTGTACCGGTACTTGGGCGGTCCCAATGCAAAGGTGCTTCCCGTGCCGATGATGAACATCATCAACGGCGGCGCCCACTCCGACGCCCCCATCGACTTCCAGGAATTCATGATCGTTCCAGTTGGGGCGCCCACCTTCCGGGAAGCGCTGCGCTACGGCGCGGAAGTATTCCACGCGCTCAAATCCGTTCTTCACGGCCGCGGATTATCCACTGCCGTGGGGGATGAAGGCGGTTTTGCCCCCAACCTTGACTCCGCTGAAGATGCCTTGGACTGCATCGCCCAGGCCGTGGACAAGGCGGGCTACCGTTTCGGAGAAGACATTGCAATTGCCTTGGACGTGGCTTCCTCCGAATTCTACGATCCCGAATCCGGCCTGTACGTCTTCAGGAAGTCCGACGGAAGCCGCCGCACGGCGGAAGAACTGACGGATTACTACGTGGAACTGAAAAAGAAATACCCCATCGTCTCCATTGAAGACGGCTGTGCGGAAAACGACTGGGACGGCTGGAAAATCCTGACGGACAAGCTGGGCAAAAGCACCCAGCTCGTCGGGGACGACCTCTTTGTGACCAATGTCGAATTCCTGCGCAAGGGTATCAGCTTGGGCGTAGGCAACTCCATTCTGGTAAAGGTCAACCAGATTGGGTCCCTTACGGAAACGCTGGATGCCGTGGAACTGGCCATGGGCAACCGCTACACGGCCGTCATCTCCCACCGTTCCGGAGAAACGGAAGACGCTACGATCGCGGACATTGCCGTAGGCACCAATGCCGGACAGATCAAAACCGGCTCCCTGAGCCGTTCCGACCGCATGGCGAAATACAACCGTCTTCTCCGCATTGAAGATGAACTGGGGGAATGTGCCCGCTACGGCAACGGGTTCGGTCTCTTTTAA
- a CDS encoding SWIM zinc finger family protein, with translation MCMDDNMPLKRADLRKRAEEKAVELAAEGMELHPVTASGRNLAKKFWGKEWMKSLAACEVYGMRLAPGRTYLRYGCVLDVKGTPGRIDALVMGEHVYEVCVQAAPPDAEALARLRARCAGHIGSWIDLLKGNLSPELLGILCDPERGLFPTPEEWRFSCSCPDWADLCKHAAAALYAFGVMLDDQPELLFMLRGIDASVLIPDAPEPVSGGEDALDRDAGSLSDMFGIRLD, from the coding sequence ATGTGCATGGATGACAACATGCCGCTGAAGCGGGCGGATTTGCGGAAACGTGCGGAAGAGAAAGCGGTGGAATTGGCCGCGGAGGGAATGGAACTGCATCCCGTAACGGCTTCCGGACGCAATCTGGCGAAAAAGTTCTGGGGAAAGGAGTGGATGAAGAGCCTGGCCGCGTGCGAGGTGTACGGCATGCGGTTGGCCCCTGGCCGCACCTACTTGCGCTATGGCTGCGTTCTGGACGTGAAGGGGACTCCCGGCCGCATTGATGCGCTGGTGATGGGGGAGCATGTATATGAGGTCTGTGTTCAGGCCGCCCCCCCGGATGCAGAAGCGCTTGCCCGGTTGCGCGCACGGTGCGCCGGGCATATCGGATCCTGGATTGATTTGTTGAAGGGGAACCTGTCCCCGGAGTTGCTGGGAATCCTGTGCGATCCGGAGAGGGGGCTGTTCCCTACGCCGGAAGAGTGGCGTTTTTCCTGTTCCTGCCCGGACTGGGCGGATTTGTGCAAGCATGCGGCGGCGGCCTTGTACGCGTTCGGCGTGATGCTGGACGATCAGCCGGAACTGTTGTTTATGTTGAGGGGAATTGACGCGTCCGTTCTGATTCCGGATGCTCCGGAACCGGTTTCCGGCGGAGAAGACGCCCTGGACAGGGATGCAGGCTCCCTGTCCGACATGTTCGGGATTCGGCTGGACTGA
- a CDS encoding deoxyribonuclease IV → MLHIGCHLSSAKGYEAMGRVALSIGANTFQFFTRNPRGSKSKTIDVQDITRFLKLAENNGFGILLAHAPYTLNPCSADPKVTRFAAQVLQEDLALMEYLPGSLYNFHPGSHVGQGAEKGIELVASQLNDVLSSGQTTTVLLETMSGKGSEIGKTFEELAAIIERVELKEKLGVCLDTCHVYSAGYDLVNRLDSVLEHFDSVLGLKRLRAIHLNDSMTPFASFKDRHETIGKGSLGEQTFINLINHPVLRELPFFLETPRDEAGHGQEIAWLKEHYRA, encoded by the coding sequence ATGTTACACATCGGATGCCATCTCTCCTCCGCAAAAGGGTATGAAGCCATGGGCAGGGTAGCTCTCTCCATCGGCGCCAACACCTTCCAGTTCTTTACCCGCAATCCGCGCGGAAGCAAGTCAAAAACAATTGATGTCCAAGACATAACACGATTCCTGAAACTTGCCGAAAACAACGGGTTCGGCATTCTGCTGGCACACGCCCCCTATACCCTGAATCCCTGTTCAGCAGACCCCAAGGTCACCCGTTTTGCGGCTCAGGTCCTGCAAGAGGATCTGGCGCTGATGGAATATTTGCCGGGTAGCCTGTATAACTTCCATCCGGGCAGCCATGTAGGCCAGGGAGCGGAAAAAGGCATTGAATTAGTGGCGTCGCAGCTAAATGATGTGCTCTCATCCGGACAGACCACAACCGTGCTGTTGGAAACCATGTCCGGAAAGGGCAGTGAAATCGGAAAAACCTTCGAAGAACTGGCTGCCATCATCGAACGGGTGGAACTGAAGGAAAAACTGGGCGTCTGCCTAGACACGTGCCACGTCTATTCCGCGGGCTATGACCTCGTCAACCGTCTGGACAGTGTGCTGGAGCACTTTGACTCCGTCCTGGGCCTGAAACGCCTGCGCGCCATCCACCTGAACGACAGCATGACGCCATTCGCCTCCTTCAAGGACCGCCATGAAACCATCGGCAAAGGTTCGCTGGGTGAACAGACCTTTATCAACCTCATCAATCATCCGGTCCTGCGGGAATTGCCCTTCTTTCTGGAAACGCCCCGGGACGAAGCCGGCCACGGCCAGGAAATAGCATGGCTAAAAGAACATTACCGCGCGTGA
- a CDS encoding HD domain-containing protein encodes MEQVSLMELGKLAAEGQVEAEVFAQISQCAQKLTKSNKPYLDVTFADAEGSMGLKVWEDKPWFRVLASLPLRSFVSLRGQWTKGSFGMEAADLDVRLLEEAEKESFLAGSGTLKKKQEADLKEICVLIKNMNDPRIRALCVEFIEQFGERLQRAAAARTYHHARRGGLVEHVAGMMRTASAVCQANPELNRDLLLAGCLFHDCGKLWENCYPKEDFTMPYSEAGELLGHIPLGIELVNNLWKRIMALPEADSWKTLDPPSPDVRMHLLHLIASHHGELAFGSPVFPKTPEAVALHYIDNLDAKLEMFRSAYETSEALAPKVLQRKAPLPANVVLPLPSVLPFIPDGPDAMP; translated from the coding sequence ATGGAACAAGTCAGTCTCATGGAGTTGGGAAAACTGGCCGCGGAAGGCCAGGTGGAAGCGGAGGTTTTTGCCCAGATTTCCCAGTGTGCGCAGAAATTGACCAAGAGCAACAAGCCGTACCTGGACGTAACTTTTGCCGATGCGGAAGGGTCCATGGGATTGAAGGTGTGGGAAGACAAGCCCTGGTTTCGGGTGCTGGCTTCCCTGCCGCTCCGCAGTTTCGTAAGCCTGCGCGGCCAGTGGACCAAGGGTTCTTTCGGGATGGAGGCCGCCGATCTGGACGTGCGCCTGCTGGAAGAGGCGGAGAAGGAAAGCTTCCTGGCCGGTTCCGGAACCCTGAAGAAGAAGCAGGAGGCGGATTTAAAGGAGATTTGCGTGTTGATCAAGAACATGAACGATCCGCGCATCCGGGCCTTGTGCGTCGAATTCATCGAACAATTCGGAGAACGGCTTCAACGCGCCGCCGCTGCCAGAACGTACCACCACGCACGCCGCGGCGGCCTGGTGGAACATGTGGCCGGCATGATGCGTACAGCTTCTGCCGTGTGCCAGGCAAATCCGGAGCTGAACCGCGACCTGCTGCTGGCCGGCTGCCTGTTCCACGACTGCGGAAAGCTGTGGGAGAACTGTTACCCGAAGGAGGATTTCACGATGCCGTATTCGGAAGCCGGCGAACTGCTGGGTCACATCCCTCTGGGAATTGAACTGGTCAACAATCTGTGGAAGCGCATCATGGCGCTTCCGGAGGCGGATTCCTGGAAGACGCTGGACCCGCCCTCTCCGGACGTGCGCATGCACCTGCTGCACCTGATTGCCTCCCACCACGGGGAACTGGCGTTCGGCTCCCCGGTGTTCCCGAAAACACCGGAGGCGGTGGCCCTTCATTATATCGACAATCTGGACGCCAAGCTGGAGATGTTCCGCAGCGCCTATGAAACGAGCGAGGCGCTGGCGCCCAAGGTGCTCCAGCGCAAGGCTCCCCTCCCTGCAAACGTTGTTCTTCCGCTGCCTTCCGTTCTTCCCTTCATTCCGGACGGCCCGGACGCCATGCCGTAA
- a CDS encoding glycosyltransferase family 25 protein: MTDRDEACRSTLWEQIDAVLVINLDGSTERWEKLMNHLEGVVPIEKIHRIAAVRGTELPGYLSHPWFTARTGDRARTCAGAAGCVLSHARALQYALEHEDWQVILVLEDDARLDVERLERMTPQFQDFMHDPRWELLYVGYHGEPLYAGKLGKQRDFFNIYRCSGVLGTFSMLLHRRVWRKILQKLPDHRHVWTWIAQYKAIDYWLQRWFTPFHEVFYVTPAPWHCAENMVSDISGNMPIKVEKAKAARVWSVSRWRKKHGFFLSLCRWIGMQGDRVIRWASCRSRGFSGGKNAEPIHGISNQCSKNDHEAG; encoded by the coding sequence ATGACTGACCGTGACGAAGCCTGCCGTTCCACGCTATGGGAGCAGATAGACGCCGTCCTCGTCATTAATCTGGACGGGAGTACGGAAAGATGGGAAAAACTGATGAACCATCTGGAGGGAGTGGTTCCCATCGAAAAGATACACCGTATTGCGGCCGTGCGCGGGACGGAGCTTCCCGGATACCTTTCCCATCCCTGGTTTACTGCCAGAACAGGAGACAGGGCCAGAACGTGTGCGGGAGCGGCAGGGTGTGTTCTTTCCCATGCCAGGGCATTGCAGTATGCCCTGGAGCATGAAGACTGGCAGGTCATCCTGGTTTTGGAGGATGACGCCCGTCTGGATGTGGAGCGGCTGGAGAGGATGACTCCGCAGTTTCAGGATTTCATGCATGATCCAAGGTGGGAACTGCTTTATGTGGGATATCACGGAGAACCCCTCTATGCCGGAAAGCTGGGCAAGCAGCGGGATTTTTTCAATATTTACCGGTGTTCCGGCGTATTGGGCACCTTTTCCATGCTGCTGCACCGGAGAGTTTGGCGGAAGATATTGCAAAAGCTTCCCGACCACCGGCATGTCTGGACGTGGATAGCGCAGTACAAGGCTATTGATTATTGGTTGCAGCGCTGGTTCACGCCATTTCATGAAGTGTTTTATGTGACTCCGGCTCCGTGGCATTGCGCGGAAAACATGGTGTCGGATATTTCGGGGAATATGCCCATTAAAGTGGAAAAAGCCAAAGCTGCACGGGTATGGAGCGTTTCCCGATGGAGAAAAAAACATGGTTTCTTCCTGTCTTTATGCAGATGGATAGGAATGCAGGGCGACCGGGTGATACGGTGGGCCTCCTGCCGGAGCCGCGGGTTTTCCGGCGGAAAGAATGCTGAACCTATTCATGGCATATCAAATCAATGTTCTAAAAATGATCATGAAGCTGGATGA
- a CDS encoding polysaccharide pyruvyl transferase family protein — translation MKAPCINRSYSTFPYTVPDTLYQCLTGLEHFIYYPNPGNLGDELIAASTVTLFDRIGLSYEVYEEGKDYGEAYTLVYGGGGGLVSEWGWHEVMAPVFSSPGLSRCVILPHSIRGCRSILRLMDERFTVFCREHRSLEYCRKFNQKAFFLPADDMAFYFSLLLLPSWESLVERCAEPGILLRLFSGMNLIKEREAHLCRFYRKTCRRLLRHLSSRVQFLEDGRRVGWFLREDQERDEAFASCLPPVPRMDVSRYGGGDCRWHDYNMMGVYMLLHAVNAVDVVVTDRLHVSIAAAMAGRETMMIDNSYGKLSGVHEQSMKSLSHVSFCRNMEELLLQLRRSNVPVPNHERRD, via the coding sequence ATGAAGGCTCCTTGCATTAACAGGAGTTACAGTACGTTCCCTTACACGGTTCCGGACACTCTTTACCAATGCCTGACGGGCTTGGAGCATTTCATTTACTATCCTAATCCCGGCAATTTGGGAGATGAGTTGATTGCCGCCTCCACCGTGACACTTTTTGACCGGATTGGGCTAAGTTATGAAGTATATGAAGAAGGGAAAGATTACGGGGAAGCCTACACACTGGTGTATGGCGGTGGCGGAGGTTTGGTGTCTGAATGGGGTTGGCATGAGGTGATGGCTCCTGTCTTTTCCTCTCCGGGATTGTCGCGGTGTGTGATTTTACCTCACAGCATCCGCGGGTGCAGGAGTATTCTGCGGTTGATGGACGAAAGGTTTACAGTGTTTTGTCGGGAGCACCGCAGTTTGGAATACTGCCGGAAGTTTAATCAAAAAGCGTTTTTTCTGCCAGCGGATGATATGGCTTTTTATTTTTCTCTTCTCCTGCTGCCTTCATGGGAGTCCTTGGTTGAAAGGTGTGCGGAACCGGGCATCCTGCTTCGATTGTTCTCCGGCATGAATCTGATCAAAGAGCGGGAGGCCCATCTCTGCCGTTTTTACCGCAAGACCTGCCGTCGCCTGCTCAGGCATCTTTCCTCCCGGGTTCAGTTCCTGGAAGACGGCCGCCGTGTGGGCTGGTTTTTAAGAGAGGACCAGGAAAGGGATGAAGCCTTTGCTTCCTGTCTTCCCCCGGTCCCCCGCATGGATGTTTCCCGTTACGGGGGAGGAGATTGCCGCTGGCACGACTATAACATGATGGGCGTTTACATGCTCCTGCATGCCGTCAACGCGGTGGATGTGGTGGTCACGGATCGATTGCACGTTTCTATTGCCGCAGCCATGGCAGGCAGGGAGACGATGATGATCGATAACTCGTATGGAAAGCTTTCCGGAGTTCATGAACAGTCCATGAAGTCGCTATCGCATGTAAGCTTTTGCAGAAACATGGAGGAGCTTCTCCTTCAGCTCAGAAGGAGCAATGTACCCGTACCGAATCATGAGCGGAGAGATTGA